A portion of the Candidatus Babeliales bacterium genome contains these proteins:
- a CDS encoding DUF1328 domain-containing protein, with protein MMHLVITFLVLAIIAGFLGFSTVAGMSFDIAKILFFIFLILFVLSLIASIFRGKKPPTPME; from the coding sequence ATGATGCACTTGGTTATTACCTTTTTAGTGCTGGCAATTATTGCTGGTTTTTTAGGTTTTTCTACCGTTGCCGGTATGTCGTTTGATATAGCAAAAATACTTTTCTTTATTTTCCTTATTTTATTTGTTTTATCATTGATAGCAAGTATATTCCGTGGCAAAAAACCACCAACACCGATGGAATAA
- a CDS encoding sialidase family protein: MSHKLFLKQSSILITGIALLSFSSVRPEDFDQAETRACAHSCDKWKAKTRNVGYPQDELPVPITHCQDRQLAIFADTLISHGAAAEPTLAVHPFFPNILVASWQQDRIDNSGALLAGIAYSFDGGKTWHRTTVPAVQTLTQFCTGGYIDRVSDVWLSFSRGLSEEEVLYLISLPFNITENLNTLDQQGVAANISPDGGKTWNGRQMLGTTQDAFNKPGSILLPFDDKPSVTADPNIPQNAYVVRERFDTVFSDHAPVLFNRTVDGGLTWSDFTVIYDPQLDTSTLPLVANSTFNNIIVVLPDCIACPLQGNLLNFMTRTLVDPNTGDSYFDIALIRSTDFGLTWDTEATVVLPAVKAEPNGEATVFTGGYTYDINGDRTGGVGTLMRTAESDVFDVNVNRSNGTIYVTFQTTQFREDFLPQIGLVVSRDGGVTWTPPVRVNRTPQNSPNPQAFTPAIASTESGDVAILFSDFRKSNNAVPTTDPKTKTNTWLDIYKDIYPLPGNTGVGLDFVQELRLSKHSYIAQNGPVTTSGVMTNGDYSFLVAQGRDFYAAFTQTHKGPFTPPEVFFVDPVTGFKLFVDDNFRQSPYVSVIKRKNNH; this comes from the coding sequence ATGTCGCACAAATTATTTTTAAAGCAATCTAGTATTTTAATTACTGGTATTGCATTGCTATCATTTTCATCAGTCAGACCCGAAGACTTTGATCAAGCCGAAACAAGAGCATGTGCCCATTCATGCGATAAATGGAAAGCAAAAACACGTAATGTAGGATACCCTCAAGATGAACTTCCAGTTCCTATAACACACTGCCAAGATAGGCAGTTGGCAATTTTCGCAGATACCCTCATTTCGCACGGGGCGGCTGCCGAACCAACGCTTGCTGTTCATCCATTTTTCCCTAATATTCTTGTTGCTTCTTGGCAACAGGATAGAATTGATAACAGTGGAGCATTATTAGCCGGCATAGCTTACTCATTTGATGGTGGAAAAACATGGCACAGAACAACCGTTCCTGCTGTGCAAACTCTCACTCAATTCTGTACAGGCGGTTACATTGATCGTGTAAGTGATGTTTGGTTAAGTTTCTCAAGAGGGTTAAGTGAGGAAGAAGTACTGTACCTCATTTCATTACCATTCAATATTACTGAAAATTTGAATACATTAGATCAACAAGGTGTTGCTGCTAATATCTCACCAGATGGAGGAAAAACATGGAATGGCCGTCAAATGTTGGGCACAACCCAGGATGCATTTAATAAGCCTGGCTCAATATTGCTTCCATTTGATGATAAACCTTCTGTAACAGCTGATCCAAATATTCCACAAAATGCTTATGTGGTTAGAGAACGCTTTGATACTGTATTCAGTGACCATGCTCCGGTACTTTTTAACCGTACCGTTGATGGAGGTTTAACATGGTCCGATTTTACTGTAATTTATGATCCTCAACTCGATACAAGTACTTTACCACTCGTAGCAAACTCAACATTTAACAACATTATTGTTGTGCTGCCAGACTGTATTGCTTGTCCATTACAAGGAAATCTCTTAAACTTTATGACACGGACACTTGTAGATCCAAATACAGGAGATAGCTATTTTGATATTGCTCTCATTAGATCAACCGATTTTGGACTTACATGGGATACAGAAGCGACAGTTGTTTTACCAGCCGTAAAAGCTGAACCTAATGGTGAAGCTACTGTATTTACAGGAGGCTATACATACGACATCAATGGTGATAGGACAGGAGGAGTAGGCACACTCATGAGAACAGCTGAGTCGGATGTATTTGATGTCAATGTCAACCGAAGCAATGGAACGATCTACGTTACATTCCAAACAACTCAATTTAGAGAAGATTTCCTTCCTCAAATTGGCTTAGTGGTTTCTCGCGATGGAGGAGTTACTTGGACACCGCCAGTCAGAGTTAATCGTACACCACAAAATTCACCAAATCCACAAGCCTTTACGCCAGCTATTGCAAGTACAGAAAGTGGTGATGTTGCAATACTGTTTTCTGACTTCCGTAAGAGCAATAACGCTGTTCCTACAACAGATCCTAAAACAAAAACCAACACATGGCTTGATATCTATAAAGATATTTATCCTCTTCCAGGTAACACAGGTGTTGGATTAGATTTTGTTCAAGAACTAAGACTCTCTAAACATTCATATATTGCTCAAAATGGACCTGTTACAACTTCAGGGGTAATGACTAACGGAGATTATTCATTCCTCGTTGCACAGGGCAGAGATTTTTATGCTGCCTTTACACAAACACACAAGGGACCATTTACTCCACCAGAAGTCTTTTTTGTTGATCCAGTTACTGGATTCAAACTTTTTGTTGATGATAACTTCCGTCAATCTCCTTACGTTAGTGTGATAAAGCGTAAAAATAACCACTAA
- a CDS encoding WD40 repeat domain-containing protein: ARIFNGATQECIAVLKHDDCVNSVAFSPDSKLLATGCDDKKARIFNGATQECIAVLKHDDCVNSVAFSPDNKLLATGCGDKKARIFNGATQECIAVLDHGRYVYSVAFSPDNKLLATGCSDKKARIFNGATQECIAVLNHDDCVNSVAFSPDNKLLATGCGDKKVRIFARYIAGSLEEVILLRMIGMRLQVAKLPKTITSPCFLLDNIATTFSSKEKDDALSDLTNTWSSLPGGMQNFIWDKCNYTIQAYRKIE, from the coding sequence GCACGGATTTTTAATGGAGCAACACAAGAGTGCATTGCAGTATTAAAGCATGATGATTGTGTCAATTCAGTAGCATTTTCACCAGACAGTAAGTTATTAGCAACAGGATGTGATGATAAGAAAGCACGGATTTTTAATGGAGCAACACAAGAGTGCATTGCAGTATTAAAGCATGATGATTGTGTCAATTCAGTAGCATTTTCACCTGATAATAAGTTATTAGCAACAGGATGTGGTGATAAGAAAGCACGGATTTTTAATGGAGCAACACAAGAGTGCATTGCAGTATTAGATCATGGTCGTTATGTCTACTCAGTAGCATTTTCACCTGATAATAAGTTATTAGCAACAGGATGTAGTGATAAGAAAGCACGGATTTTTAATGGAGCAACACAAGAGTGCATTGCAGTATTAAATCATGATGATTGTGTCAATTCAGTAGCATTTTCACCGGATAATAAGTTATTAGCAACAGGATGTGGTGATAAGAAAGTACGGATTTTTGCGAGATATATCGCAGGATCATTAGAAGAAGTTATTTTACTGCGCATGATTGGCATGCGTTTACAAGTTGCAAAATTGCCAAAAACCATTACTAGTCCTTGTTTTTTATTGGATAATATTGCTACAACATTTTCTTCAAAAGAAAAGGATGATGCACTATCTGATTTAACAAACACATGGAGTAGTTTGCCTGGGGGAATGCAGAATTTTATATGGGATAAATGTAACTACACAATTCAGGCGTATAGGAAGATAGAATGA